Proteins encoded by one window of Yersinia massiliensis:
- a CDS encoding CII family transcriptional regulator codes for MERASNSKRIMEVESELRSRMAIKGQSKFAREAGWAESKVSRLNVHDMAVTFVLLEKIWETSVIREIARQAVIAVTGKQKAPMAVEASEQQITMSF; via the coding sequence ATGGAACGTGCAAGTAACAGCAAGAGAATTATGGAAGTTGAATCTGAGCTACGAAGCCGAATGGCTATCAAGGGCCAGAGTAAGTTTGCGCGGGAGGCTGGCTGGGCCGAATCAAAGGTCAGCCGGTTAAACGTACATGACATGGCAGTGACGTTTGTTCTTCTGGAGAAGATATGGGAGACGAGCGTGATAAGGGAAATCGCAAGGCAGGCTGTGATTGCGGTGACCGGAAAGCAAAAAGCCCCGATGGCAGTCGAGGCTTCAGAACAACAGATAACTATGTCTTTCTAG
- a CDS encoding DNA replication protein, which yields MSNVLAFRQPDTARPEATGKGFALMHRKIMDLPFYRTDSEAVHLWFHFILTANHAPAIVSTELGDVMVRRGEFMTGRNKLELATGITGNRIKYLIGKFEKLGMITKSTTKKFSLIYVTKYDEYQPNLVPTDYQQSAIANPLIPSAGGEVVPTDYQQSATNNEVTNNSITNVIESTSSADKAGKKKPSFSCEDVVNVYHDILPEAKGIRALSDKRRNLIKTFWVKASKITRQLDSQPFTLESWKAYLTYISTNCRWMLENRPDARSGKTWQKKGLEYFLNDETYLLVREGAKDDH from the coding sequence ATGAGTAACGTCTTAGCGTTTCGTCAACCAGACACAGCAAGGCCGGAGGCAACCGGTAAGGGGTTTGCCTTGATGCATAGAAAAATAATGGATCTGCCTTTCTACAGGACGGATTCTGAAGCTGTTCACCTGTGGTTCCATTTCATCCTTACCGCCAATCACGCACCGGCAATAGTTAGTACTGAGCTAGGTGATGTCATGGTTCGTCGCGGTGAATTTATGACCGGTCGTAATAAGCTGGAATTGGCAACCGGTATCACAGGAAACCGCATCAAATATCTCATCGGTAAATTTGAAAAACTTGGGATGATCACTAAGTCAACCACCAAGAAATTCTCACTAATTTACGTCACAAAATACGACGAATATCAGCCAAATTTAGTGCCAACAGATTACCAACAAAGTGCCATCGCAAACCCGCTGATACCAAGCGCTGGCGGCGAGGTTGTGCCAACAGATTACCAACAAAGTGCCACAAACAATGAAGTAACTAATAACTCTATTACTAACGTAATAGAGAGTACCTCTTCAGCCGATAAAGCTGGAAAGAAAAAACCGTCATTCAGTTGTGAAGATGTGGTCAATGTTTATCACGACATCCTACCAGAAGCTAAAGGCATCAGAGCACTCAGCGACAAACGCCGTAACCTGATCAAAACTTTCTGGGTGAAAGCCAGCAAGATAACTAGGCAACTGGACAGCCAGCCATTCACGCTGGAAAGCTGGAAAGCCTACCTGACTTACATTTCCACCAATTGCCGCTGGATGCTGGAAAACAGACCTGATGCTCGTTCTGGCAAGACGTGGCAGAAAAAGGGGTTGGAATATTTTCTGAACGACGAAACTTACCTGCTAGTCCGCGAGGGGGCCAAGGATGACCATTGA